The Vibrio tapetis subsp. tapetis genome segment TGCACGAAATCCGGTTTAATGTAGTCGAGAATTCTCTGATAGTGAGTCACGACTATAAACGAACGATTGCCATCCCTAAGCGCATTCACTCCATCAGACACCGCTTTTAACGCATCAATATCCAACCCGGAATCGGTTTCATCCAATATGCATAACTCGGGTTCTAAAACCGCCATTTGCAAAATATCATTACGTTTTTTCTCGCCCCCAGAAAAGCCCTCGTTGACCGAGCGATTCAACAGATCAAACGGCATTTTCAAGAGTTTGGCTTTTTCTTCTAACAAGTCTTCAAAGTCGAATTGGTCCAATTTGGGTTGTTGTTGATAAGCACGAATACCGTTCAGAGCGGTTTTTAAGAACAACCGATTACTCACTCCAGGAATTTCTACTGGGTACTGAAAAGCAAGAAAAATGCCCTCGCCAGCCCTTTCATCAGGGTCGAGATCCGCTAACTCTTTTTGCTTAAACAGCATCTCACCTGCGGTGACTTCGTAATCGGCCTTGCCCGCTAATGTTGCTGAAAGCGTGCTTTTTCCCGAACCGTTAGGGCCCATAATGGCGTGAACTTCGCCCGCTTTGACCGACAAGTTGATGCCATTAAGGATAGGAGTGCCATCGACACTGGCTTCTAGGTTTTTAATCTCTAACATAATCGTTAACCCACGCTGTGTTCTAAGCTAATAGACAGCAGTTTTTGCGCTTCTATAGCAAATTCGAGAGGAAGTTCGGAAAAAACATCTTTGCAGAAGCCATTCACAATCATAGAGATTGCATCGTCTTCGCTGATGCCTCGTTGCACACAATAGAAGAGTTGGTCTTCACCGATGCGAGAGGTGGTGGCTTCGTGTTCTATTTGAGCGGAACTGTTTTTTACTTCCACGTAAGGGAAGGTATGAGCACCACAATCGGCTCCAATGAGCATGGAATCACACTGAGTAAAATTACGCGCTCCCTCTGCGGTTGGCAGCACCTTCACTAAACCGCGATAGCTATTTTCGCTTTTACCCGCCGAGATACCTTTAGAAATGATGGTCGATTTTGTGTTCTTACCAATGTGGATCATCTTGGTGCCTGTGTCGGCCTGTTGGTTACCATTTGTTAAAGCAACAGAAAAGAATTCACCAACGGAATTGTCACCTTTTAAAATGACACTGGGGTATTTCCAAGTGATCGCCGATCCCGTTTCCGATTGTGTCCAAGACATCTTGCTATTCGTCCCTTCACACACCGCTCGCTTGGTGACGAAATTCAAAATACCGCCGTCGTTTTCTTCCGAACCTGAGAACCAATTTTGAACCGTGGAATATTTGACTTCGGCGTCTTTTAAAATCACCACCTCGACAACGGCCGCGTGTAATTGATAAGTGTCTCTGACCGGAGCTGAACAGCCTTCGATATAACTGACATAAGAACCTTCATCAGCTACCAAAATGGTGCGCTCAAATTGGCCGGTTTTAGCTTGATTGATCCTAAAGTAGGTAGAGAGTTCTCGCGGGCAATGCACCCCAGGAAGAATATAAATAAACGAACCATCAGAGGCGACCGCGGCATTTAACGCGGCAAAGAAGTTGTCTTTGGGCGGCACAACCGACCCCAAGTAACGCTGAACGAGTTTCGGGTATTCTTGAATGGCTTCACTAAATGAACAGAAGATAATACCAAGCTCACTTAACTCTTCACGATACGTTGTGGTAACGGATACGGAATCAAAAATGGCATCAACAGCCACCTCTTTGCCTTCTCTCACTGGCACGCCGAGCTGCTCAAATGCCGCTTCAACTTCTTTTGTCAGAAACGCATTGGAGCCATCCTGTGGGCTTTCACCCAGCGACGTCTCTGTATCATCGTCTGAGCAACCACCACATTTTGGCGCAGAATAATAACTGTAATTTTGGTAATCGAGCCCTTCGTACTGCGCTTTAAGCCAATGAGGCTCCTCCATTTCAAGCCACGTTTTGAAAGCGGCCAGTCGAAATTCGAGCATCCATTCAGGTTCATTGCGCTTTTGGGAAATAGCGCGCACGACGTTTTCATTAATCCCTTTCTCAAGGGTGTCGTTATTCAAATGAGTGAAAAAGCCTTCTTTGTAGCTTTCACTATTTAAGGCTTGTTTTACTTCCGGCTGAATATCTATTGCAGTCATGTTAAACACCAAAACTCTCGCCACAGCCACACTCGGCTGTCACGTTGGGGTTGTGATAAACAAAAGTCTGATTAAGCCCTTCACGTACGTAATCAATTTCAGTGCCATCCACAAATGGCATCGCCTCTAATGCGACATAAAAAGAACAGCCATGAGATTCGAATCGTAATTTATCTTTATCCGACGTGGCGGTCGTTTTCGATTCACAAACCGAAACTTGATCCAATACATAGGCATACCCAGTACAACCAGAAGGTTTAACCGAAAGCATGATGAAAATGTCGTCCATAGAAAGTTGAGAAATTCGTTTTGCGGCGGATGGGGTCAGTGAAATCCCCTGCCATTCTTCATCCTGAAGAGAAAAGCTGGCAATATCTGTCTTTGAAGAAGTCATAACAACTGCCTTAATCATAAATAACCAGACCGATATGATAATGATAATTATTATCATATCAACCACAAGTATTCAGAGGGTAATACAGAATTACGTGATCGATGTTTTAGGCATGCTTATCTTTGGGCTAATCATTGCGTCCCAATGAATAAACATGCCTTACTTTAGAAGGGCTAAAATTGCGCTTCACAAGCAAAAGAAAGCTGCTGCTTTAGGGCGTTAAGATCCCCGATCAGGCGGCCATCAAGGCGAAACTGCGGATAAGTTCTTGCGCTTGGAAATAACGACAACAAGGTTTCCCTATCAAAATCGACGTTAAGTTTTAAATGACGAATGTCGTAGCCCTGCTGCTGTAACCAGTTGGCGGCCATCGTACATTGCGAACAATCTTCCTTGCTAAACATATCAATGTTCATGGTGTATTCCCTTAAAAGTCCGCATCGAACGCCAGTTGGCGATCTTGTGGGCGTTTGTACTCCGTGACCCGTTTCTCGAAGAAATTAGTTTTTCCTTCCATATCGAGTAACCTCATATAATCAAACGGGTTTTCGGCTCCGTATATCTTCTCGAAACGGAATAGCCCTGCGATCACATCCGCCGTATATTCAATGTACTGACACATCAATTCGGCATTCATACCAATCAATCCGACGGGCAAGGCTTCGGTCACAAACTCTTTTTCAATCGAGACAGCTTCACGGCAAATTTCTTCAAATTCAGCTTGGCTAACTTGCCCTTGTCCGAGGGTTTTGAACAACAAAGCAGAAAAGCTAAAATGCAGGCCCTCGTCGCGAGCAATCAAGTCATTACTCGCCGCTAACCCTGCCAACAAACCCCGTTTCCTAAAGTAGTAAATGGCACAAAAACTGCCTGCGAAAAACAGCCCTTCAACCAAACCAAAAGCAATCAACCTCATCGCCAGCGGTTTATCGGATGATATCCACCGCATCACCCAATCGGCTTTACGCTTTACTGTTGGCACGTTGTCTATGGCGTTAAATAGCCTTTCTCGCTCTTCAATATCCGGGATGTAGGTTTCTAGCTGCAATGCATAAGTCTCGGCATGAATCACTTCGTTAAACGCTTGCAAAGCGAGAAAACACCGAGCTTCGGCTATCTCGATTTCGCCATAAAATCGGGTTAACAAGTTTTCGTTAATCATGCCCTCACTTTGAGCAAAGAAGGCCAGAACGTGACGGATAAAGTGCAGCTCGCCATCGGTCAGTTTGGCTAAGTCGGGAATGTCTTGGGCAAAATCGAGCTCTTCTGTGGTCCAAAATGCCGCTTCATGGGTTTTATACGCCTGCCAGATTTCTTCATATTGAATAGGAAAAAGGCTGAATTTATTCTTAACAATCATGGGGGTTCCTTTAAGGTAAGCCGGACACTATGCGCCGCAGTTTAGGCAGTCTTCATCTTCTACGTTCACCGTCATTTTGACCGCGTTAGTTGAAGGTTTAGTCCGTAGGTAATACATCCCTGTCTTCAAGCCCGATTTCCAAGCATAGAAATGCATGGCGTTAATTTGAGCGAAGGTCGGTGAGGCCAACCAGAGGTTCAAACTTTGGGACTGACAAACGTACGGCCCTCTGTCTGCCGACATTTCAATGATGTCTTTTTGCGAAATCTCCCACACGGAACGGTAGACCTCTTTCATCTCATCGGGGATGCTCGCAAGATCTTGAACTGAGCCATTATTGGCAATGATGCTGTCGCGGATCTCTGGCGTCCAAAGTCCTTTGGCCTCTAACGCCGACACCAGATGTTTGTTAATGAGAATGAACTCACCAGAGAGTGTTTGTCGCTTATAGATGTTGTTCGTTTGCGCCTCAAACGCTTCTGTATTACCCAATATCTGCGCAGTAGGCGCAGTTGGCATTTGCGCTATTAGCAATGAATTCCTTAAACCGTGAGTCACTACTTGCTGCTTGAGCGCTTTCCAATCCCAACGCTCCGACGGTGTGGTGTCCCACATATCAAACTGAAAAACACCTTGGCTTGCCGGGCTACCATCAAAACTGCTGTAAGCACCTAATTGCTCTGCCCTTTCACTCGATGCTTGTAAGGCGGCGTGATACATGGTTTCGGCAATATCGCGATTCAACGCTTTGGCACTGTCGCTGGTATAAGGCAAATTGAGCATGAAGAACACATCGGCTAAGCCTTGAATACCCAAACCCACTGGCCTATGAGCGTGATTTGCCGCTTCAATTTTATCGGTTGGATGATAGTTAACCTCAATCACCCGATCTAAGTTCTTAATGGCAATTTTGGTAACGCGATGCAGTTCTTCAAAATTAAACGCGCCGCGCCGAACAAATTTAGGCAACGCTATCGACGCCAGATTACAGGCCGCGGTCTCTTTGCCACTGGATACTTCCATGATCTCCGCGCACAAGTTACTGGACTTAATGGTGCCAATGTTCTGCTGGTTAGATTTGGTATTACATGCGTCTTTGTAGAGCATGTAAGGCGTGCCAGTTTCAGCCTGAGACTCAATGATTTGAGTCATCAACTGGCGCGCCTTAATCGTTTTAATGCCCAAGCCTTGTTGTTCGTATTGTTGGTAAAGTTCCACAAACTCTTCACCATAAACGTCCGACAAACCTTTGGCATTATGTTCGCTAAAGAGTGTCCATTCACCGTCTTGCTCAACCCTTTCCATAAACAAGTCAGGCACCCAAAGTGACAAGAACAGATCACGCGCTCGAAACTCTTCTTTACCGTGATTCTTTCTTAAGTCCAAAAACGATTCGATGTCGGCATGCCAAGGTTCAAGATAAATCGCAAAAGAGCCCTTTCGCTTGCCGCCACCTTGGTCGACATACCGTGCGGTCTTATTAAACACTTTTAGCATTGGAATGATGCCATTCGAGATACCATTGGTGCCCAAAATTGGCGCACCTGATGCGCGAATATTGTGAATGTGTAAGCCAATGCCACCCGCAGACTTGGAGATCAAAGCGCAGTCCTTGAGTGTATCGTAGATACCTGAAATGGAGTCTTCTTGCATACCCAGTAAGAAACAGGAAGAAAGCTGCTGCATTTTAAGGCCAGCATTAAAAAGAGTTGGGGTAGCATGAGTATAAAAACCAAGGCTTAACATATCGTATAGCTGCTTGATCTCACCAATATCATCGCCTGCGACCGCGATGGCAACTCTCAAATACATGTCTTGAGGCCGTTCGACAATCACGCCATCGATTTTCAGTAAGTAGGAACGCTCAAGAGTTTTGAATCCAAAGTAATCAAAATCATAATCTCTTTGATAGTCAATAAGGTCAGTTAGGATCTCACCATACTTACGCACTTGCGCCGTGTATTCAGCGGAAAGCAAGCCAATGGCTGAAAGCCGTTCCGTTGCATGCAAGAAACCTGACGTTTCTTTTTGCAACGAACTGACCAACACTCTTGCCGCCAACTTTGAGTAATCAGGATGCTCCGCTGCGAGGCTTGCAGCCGTCTCTGATAGGAACACATCAATTTGTGTCACCTTAATGCCATCATACAGACCCGATACCACCTTCTGAGCAACCGAAATCGGTTCTACCTTCAATCCATCGGCCATGGCTTCTGCGCGTCTTGTGACTTTATCAAGGCTTGCTTTCTCTACTCGACCATCTCTTTTTATAACGTCCATAATCTATATCTTGTGCCAGTTCTTGGTTAATACACCATATGTTGAGCCAATAGATCTAATTGATAATAGTTATCATTACAGGTTAATTTACATTCTAATCACGATAAAAATATATTGTTAGACGAGAAACCAGTCGCCGATACACTGGTCAATACAAACCTACAAGCGACCCAAAAAACAGGGTATAGGCCTTTTAATCGCCCACCTATTCAAGCTGTAAAAAACAGACTAAGGCTGAGTTAGAAATCGAATAACTGAGTGAATGCATTCTCTCTTTCAACCTCTAACCCTTTTAGGCTTTTCGAGCTTGGTTTTGGTGACTGATTTTGGTAACTGGGTTTGGTGAATGGTTACCTAGTGGCCTTGCACTTAAAAAACGATAGTTTTTGCCTATCGAATCTATTCAAAGAACCCATTATCTCTTATCAACCATGCGCATTATTCTAGGGTTAGTTGATTTAAGCCTAAAAACGCAAACGGACTCAGATTTATGAATGAAAAAGCCTTAATCGTAGAAGGGGGAGCAATGCGAGGCATATTTGCCAGCGGTGTTCTCGATGCCTTTATGGAAGAGAATTACCTCCCCTATGACTTTGCTATTGGTGTGTCTGCGGGAGCGTCCAATTTGGTTGGCTACTTATCTCAAGCGCCTAAGCGTAGCCACCAAGTCATCACTTCTATGGCAACGGATAAAACATTCTTTAATCCGACTCGGTTTGCGAAAGGTGGAAATTTAGTCGACGTGAAATGGTTATGGGAGGAGTCTAACCGACGCTATCCCATCGCTTGTGATGTGCTATTTAGCAGCATTCCGATGTACGCGGCTTTAACCAACATTGAAACAGGTCATGCCGACTACTATCAAATCAAACCCGGTAATCTATCGAATATTATCGAAGCGACCACAGCGCTTCCTATCGCGTATCGGGAACCCCCGTGTTTCTCTGGTGGGTGTTATACCGACGGTGGCGTGGCCGATTCGATCCCAGTCAGAGAAGCTTATCGTCGTGGGGCGCGAGACATTACCGTCATTCTCTCTCACCCTCTGAGCTATCAAATGAAACCGGCAAAGCACCCTTGGCTTCTAAAGCGTGTGTTATCAAAGTACCCGAATATCGCCGAATCGATGCTAGTAAGAGCCAGCAACTATAATCAATCATTAGACTTCATTCGTCATCCTCCTAAGGACGCGACGATACGAGTCATCGCTCCACCGGAGAATTTTGCCGTTAAGCGCTTAACGATGAGTCGTCCGATCTTAGATCAAGGCTATCAAATGGGCCTCACTGCAGGTCGTGAGCATTTAGACATCCAAAGCGGCAAGTACGGACTCCATGAAGAAAACTGCCACTTTTGTTTTTAAAGTAATAACTCGCTGTATAGAAAATAAAAAATTACATTCACTTACATATTTAGTGGTTATGTAAAGCTATGTAAATCACCTTGTTCCCTGTTGAACAAACCACGTAATAATAGAGCAATAATTAAACACTGGGTTTCGTGCCTGCAAGATGAAGTCTGACTAACTTGTCCAAAGGTACAACAATGCCCCCTACACTAAGGATTGAGTATGAGTAAGAAATTAACCACCGCAGCAGGCTGCCCTGTTGCCCATAACCAAAATGTACAAACGGCAGGAAAAAGAGGCCCCCAATTACTACAAGATGTTTGGTTTCTTGAAAAACTTGCCCATTTTGATAGAGAAGTGATCCCAGAGCGCCGTATGCACGCAAAAGGGTCTGGAGCGTATGGCACATTCACCGTCACTCATGACATAACCCAATACACCAAAGCAAAAATTTTCTCAGAAATTGGCAAGAAAACCGATCTATTTACTCGCTTTACCACCGTAGCGGGTGAACGAGGAGCGGCGGATGCTGAACGCGATATTCGCGGCTTTGCGATGAAATTTTATACCGAAGAAGGCAACTGGGACTTGGTCGGCAACAACACACCTGTGTTCTTTTTACGAGACCCACTAAAATTCCCTGACTTGAACCATGCGGTTAAGCGCGACCCTCGCACCAATATGCGAAGCGCCAAGAACAACTGGGATTTTTGGACCTCACTTCCA includes the following:
- a CDS encoding iron-sulfur cluster assembly accessory protein, with product MTSSKTDIASFSLQDEEWQGISLTPSAAKRISQLSMDDIFIMLSVKPSGCTGYAYVLDQVSVCESKTTATSDKDKLRFESHGCSFYVALEAMPFVDGTEIDYVREGLNQTFVYHNPNVTAECGCGESFGV
- a CDS encoding glutaredoxin domain-containing protein translates to MNIDMFSKEDCSQCTMAANWLQQQGYDIRHLKLNVDFDRETLLSLFPSARTYPQFRLDGRLIGDLNALKQQLSFACEAQF
- a CDS encoding patatin family protein, whose translation is MNEKALIVEGGAMRGIFASGVLDAFMEENYLPYDFAIGVSAGASNLVGYLSQAPKRSHQVITSMATDKTFFNPTRFAKGGNLVDVKWLWEESNRRYPIACDVLFSSIPMYAALTNIETGHADYYQIKPGNLSNIIEATTALPIAYREPPCFSGGCYTDGGVADSIPVREAYRRGARDITVILSHPLSYQMKPAKHPWLLKRVLSKYPNIAESMLVRASNYNQSLDFIRHPPKDATIRVIAPPENFAVKRLTMSRPILDQGYQMGLTAGREHLDIQSGKYGLHEENCHFCF
- the sufB gene encoding Fe-S cluster assembly protein SufB, encoding MTAIDIQPEVKQALNSESYKEGFFTHLNNDTLEKGINENVVRAISQKRNEPEWMLEFRLAAFKTWLEMEEPHWLKAQYEGLDYQNYSYYSAPKCGGCSDDDTETSLGESPQDGSNAFLTKEVEAAFEQLGVPVREGKEVAVDAIFDSVSVTTTYREELSELGIIFCSFSEAIQEYPKLVQRYLGSVVPPKDNFFAALNAAVASDGSFIYILPGVHCPRELSTYFRINQAKTGQFERTILVADEGSYVSYIEGCSAPVRDTYQLHAAVVEVVILKDAEVKYSTVQNWFSGSEENDGGILNFVTKRAVCEGTNSKMSWTQSETGSAITWKYPSVILKGDNSVGEFFSVALTNGNQQADTGTKMIHIGKNTKSTIISKGISAGKSENSYRGLVKVLPTAEGARNFTQCDSMLIGADCGAHTFPYVEVKNSSAQIEHEATTSRIGEDQLFYCVQRGISEDDAISMIVNGFCKDVFSELPLEFAIEAQKLLSISLEHSVG
- a CDS encoding ribonucleotide-diphosphate reductase subunit beta, which translates into the protein MIVKNKFSLFPIQYEEIWQAYKTHEAAFWTTEELDFAQDIPDLAKLTDGELHFIRHVLAFFAQSEGMINENLLTRFYGEIEIAEARCFLALQAFNEVIHAETYALQLETYIPDIEERERLFNAIDNVPTVKRKADWVMRWISSDKPLAMRLIAFGLVEGLFFAGSFCAIYYFRKRGLLAGLAASNDLIARDEGLHFSFSALLFKTLGQGQVSQAEFEEICREAVSIEKEFVTEALPVGLIGMNAELMCQYIEYTADVIAGLFRFEKIYGAENPFDYMRLLDMEGKTNFFEKRVTEYKRPQDRQLAFDADF
- a CDS encoding ribonucleoside-diphosphate reductase subunit alpha — protein: MDVIKRDGRVEKASLDKVTRRAEAMADGLKVEPISVAQKVVSGLYDGIKVTQIDVFLSETAASLAAEHPDYSKLAARVLVSSLQKETSGFLHATERLSAIGLLSAEYTAQVRKYGEILTDLIDYQRDYDFDYFGFKTLERSYLLKIDGVIVERPQDMYLRVAIAVAGDDIGEIKQLYDMLSLGFYTHATPTLFNAGLKMQQLSSCFLLGMQEDSISGIYDTLKDCALISKSAGGIGLHIHNIRASGAPILGTNGISNGIIPMLKVFNKTARYVDQGGGKRKGSFAIYLEPWHADIESFLDLRKNHGKEEFRARDLFLSLWVPDLFMERVEQDGEWTLFSEHNAKGLSDVYGEEFVELYQQYEQQGLGIKTIKARQLMTQIIESQAETGTPYMLYKDACNTKSNQQNIGTIKSSNLCAEIMEVSSGKETAACNLASIALPKFVRRGAFNFEELHRVTKIAIKNLDRVIEVNYHPTDKIEAANHAHRPVGLGIQGLADVFFMLNLPYTSDSAKALNRDIAETMYHAALQASSERAEQLGAYSSFDGSPASQGVFQFDMWDTTPSERWDWKALKQQVVTHGLRNSLLIAQMPTAPTAQILGNTEAFEAQTNNIYKRQTLSGEFILINKHLVSALEAKGLWTPEIRDSIIANNGSVQDLASIPDEMKEVYRSVWEISQKDIIEMSADRGPYVCQSQSLNLWLASPTFAQINAMHFYAWKSGLKTGMYYLRTKPSTNAVKMTVNVEDEDCLNCGA
- the sufC gene encoding Fe-S cluster assembly ATPase SufC yields the protein MLEIKNLEASVDGTPILNGINLSVKAGEVHAIMGPNGSGKSTLSATLAGKADYEVTAGEMLFKQKELADLDPDERAGEGIFLAFQYPVEIPGVSNRLFLKTALNGIRAYQQQPKLDQFDFEDLLEEKAKLLKMPFDLLNRSVNEGFSGGEKKRNDILQMAVLEPELCILDETDSGLDIDALKAVSDGVNALRDGNRSFIVVTHYQRILDYIKPDFVHVLYQGKIVKSGDHTLAKELEDKGYGWIIGEE